A region from the Cupriavidus sp. D39 genome encodes:
- a CDS encoding MFS transporter has protein sequence MNAGVQQPAANPERNAAEAPAPARSSQPYPSARYAWYVIGVLFAITLLSQLDRQLPALLVRPLRREFGISDTAFSLLQGYAFAVFYTLAGLPLGRLVDRGNRRNLIFIGLLFWGGATALFAFGQTYHQLLLARVGVGIGEAVLAPAAYSLIADCVAPARRGRALAVYYVSIAIGSGASLLLGGWLLAAIPAQGMALGPLGAMPAWRVAFLAAAAPAVPLAVLLLLSVREPARREDHAQHAAAEVSTMADFLRHLRQHASTFSRVLTYPALLSIIGYGALAWAPALFERSFGMPPTRSGPVLGIIVAAAGALGTLASGFLSDWWTRRGMPAARLRVALAGAALFTVPSVLWPLVPAPAPAFALLFLTVLGLGLAQSAAPPSIQAVVPNRMRGQAIAVYLLLAGLLGIGLGPTAVALVTDHVFHNDAALRYSLALTAAPSALFGLWLIGSGLRPYARTCAALQSAG, from the coding sequence ATGAATGCCGGCGTACAGCAGCCGGCCGCCAACCCGGAACGGAACGCCGCCGAAGCGCCTGCCCCGGCCCGGTCGAGCCAGCCCTACCCGTCCGCCCGTTATGCCTGGTACGTGATTGGCGTGCTGTTCGCCATCACGTTGCTGTCGCAGCTCGACCGCCAGCTTCCCGCGCTGTTGGTACGCCCGCTGCGCCGCGAGTTCGGCATTTCCGACACTGCCTTCAGCCTGCTGCAGGGTTATGCCTTCGCGGTCTTCTACACGCTCGCCGGGCTGCCGTTGGGGCGGCTGGTCGACCGGGGCAACCGCCGCAACCTGATCTTCATCGGGCTGCTGTTCTGGGGCGGTGCTACCGCGCTGTTTGCCTTTGGCCAGACCTATCACCAGTTGCTGCTAGCGCGCGTCGGCGTGGGCATTGGCGAAGCCGTGCTGGCACCCGCCGCATACTCCCTGATTGCCGACTGCGTGGCACCGGCGCGGCGCGGACGCGCGCTGGCGGTGTACTACGTGTCCATCGCGATCGGCTCGGGCGCCTCACTGCTGCTTGGCGGGTGGCTGCTGGCCGCCATTCCGGCGCAGGGAATGGCGCTGGGCCCGCTCGGCGCCATGCCGGCCTGGCGCGTGGCCTTCCTGGCCGCCGCCGCGCCTGCCGTGCCGCTGGCGGTCTTGCTGCTGCTGTCGGTGCGCGAACCCGCGCGTCGCGAGGACCATGCGCAGCACGCCGCCGCCGAGGTATCCACGATGGCAGATTTTCTGCGCCACTTGCGCCAGCACGCCAGCACGTTCTCGCGCGTGCTGACCTATCCCGCGCTGCTCTCCATCATCGGGTATGGCGCGCTCGCTTGGGCACCAGCGCTGTTTGAGCGCAGCTTTGGCATGCCGCCCACGCGCTCGGGGCCCGTGCTGGGCATCATCGTCGCGGCAGCAGGTGCGTTGGGCACGCTGGCCAGCGGATTCCTGAGTGACTGGTGGACGCGCCGCGGCATGCCGGCCGCACGGTTGCGCGTGGCGCTGGCCGGCGCGGCGCTGTTTACCGTGCCATCGGTGCTGTGGCCGTTAGTGCCCGCACCGGCACCGGCCTTCGCACTGTTGTTCCTGACGGTGCTGGGGCTTGGCCTTGCGCAATCCGCTGCGCCGCCGTCCATCCAGGCCGTGGTGCCCAATCGCATGCGGGGCCAGGCCATTGCGGTCTACCTGTTGCTGGCGGGATTGTTGGGGATCGGGCTTGGGCCGACGGCCGTGGCCCTGGTTACCGACCACGTCTTCCACAACGATGCGGCGTTGCGCTATTCGCTGGCGTTGACAGCGGCGCCGTCGGCGCTGTTCGGCCTGTGGCTGATTGGGTCGGGCCTGCGGCCGTACGCCCGGACCTGCGCCGCGCTGCAGTCCGCTGGCTAA
- a CDS encoding VOC family protein, with amino-acid sequence MDAALLHPRPAARWLCCGRAGAGAPGCDHAGVSPELEHFLTELLGFHYYGAGAGKGKTAFYRSRLNESTSHDIAYGHGPGKMGIQHIGLFVKSLRDVGETYDIVKQRKLPMMMTLGQHTQDPHVSFYHFSPGGFAIEIITELEPWHQDGFELNPEKLSTWGHELVGPILGPSVRAPEEVLDADGLAVLAGLQRVV; translated from the coding sequence ATGGATGCCGCGCTCCTTCATCCCCGGCCGGCCGCACGGTGGCTTTGTTGCGGGCGCGCGGGGGCTGGGGCACCTGGTTGTGATCACGCCGGAGTTTCCCCGGAGCTGGAGCACTTCCTCACCGAGCTGCTGGGCTTCCACTACTACGGCGCCGGCGCCGGCAAGGGCAAGACCGCGTTCTACCGTTCCCGCCTTAACGAAAGCACCAGCCACGATATCGCCTATGGCCATGGGCCGGGCAAGATGGGTATCCAGCATATCGGCCTGTTCGTCAAGAGCCTGCGCGACGTCGGCGAGACCTACGATATCGTCAAGCAGCGCAAGCTGCCGATGATGATGACGCTGGGCCAGCACACGCAGGACCCGCATGTGTCTTTCTACCATTTCTCGCCCGGCGGATTTGCCATCGAGATCATCACGGAGCTGGAGCCCTGGCACCAGGACGGCTTCGAGCTGAATCCCGAGAAGCTCAGCACCTGGGGGCATGAACTGGTGGGTCCCATCCTTGGGCCCAGCGTGCGCGCGCCGGAGGAAGTGCTGGACGCCGATGGCCTGGCCGTGCTGGCCGGCCTGCAGCGGGTGGTTTGA
- a CDS encoding fumarylacetoacetate hydrolase family protein, producing MKLARVRDTQGEVFWGRMADDLQSVQRVGAPFALWAPAVARHGQAALELRGGSLPLASLQLCAPVQPGARVFGVGMNYLTHLTRLGRTQPPPHTIAYIKPASAIVPPGGEIQYPAVTQQLDYEVELVAVVARALGDERQASACLLGYTVGNDISARDAGKQLGSLDLFTQKALDRTAPIGPWITTLDEFGGAGQPAVTLSLRINGEQRQHDNTDQMIFPLDELLNYVDARIALRPGDLVFTGSTCGVGLEDGRFLQPGDVVEAQIEGIGVLRNTIGPRRVLSEHRATGRLGRPS from the coding sequence ATGAAGCTGGCACGCGTGCGCGACACGCAGGGCGAGGTGTTCTGGGGTCGGATGGCCGACGACCTGCAAAGCGTGCAACGCGTAGGCGCTCCCTTTGCGCTATGGGCGCCAGCCGTGGCGCGGCATGGGCAGGCAGCGCTGGAGCTGCGCGGAGGCAGCCTGCCACTCGCGTCGCTGCAGTTGTGCGCGCCGGTCCAGCCCGGCGCGCGCGTGTTCGGCGTGGGCATGAACTACCTCACGCACCTGACCCGGCTAGGCCGCACGCAGCCGCCGCCGCACACCATCGCCTATATCAAGCCGGCCTCGGCCATCGTGCCGCCCGGCGGCGAGATCCAGTATCCCGCCGTGACGCAGCAGCTCGACTATGAAGTCGAGCTGGTCGCCGTGGTGGCGCGCGCGCTGGGCGACGAGCGGCAGGCCAGCGCGTGCCTGCTCGGCTATACGGTGGGCAACGATATCAGCGCGCGCGATGCGGGCAAGCAGCTTGGCTCGCTCGACTTATTCACGCAGAAGGCGCTGGACCGCACCGCGCCGATCGGCCCGTGGATCACTACGCTGGATGAGTTCGGTGGCGCCGGCCAGCCGGCCGTGACGTTGAGCCTGCGCATCAACGGCGAGCAGCGCCAGCACGACAACACCGACCAGATGATCTTCCCGCTCGACGAACTGCTGAACTATGTCGACGCGCGCATCGCATTGCGCCCGGGCGATCTGGTGTTCACCGGATCGACCTGCGGCGTGGGGCTGGAAGACGGCCGATTCCTGCAGCCCGGCGACGTGGTGGAGGCGCAGATCGAGGGCATCGGCGTGCTGCGCAACACCATTGGCCCAAGACGCGTGCTGTCCGAGCACCGGGCGACGGGCCGCCTCGGCAGGCCCAGTTAA
- a CDS encoding SDR family oxidoreductase, whose protein sequence is MQIDLSNKRVIVTGASRGIGRAIARAFAAEGARVAICARSETDVQAAGADLSSRGAQDVIAHVVDVTDTVGVNCFVEHIAAQWGGVDVLVNNAGQGRGGNLDTLTPEQILEHANVLQMGHFRFVQAVVPHMRKQRWGRIIEINALAGVVPTPDGIPSVVNRAACIAMSKSLGMSLAKDNILVNTLNMGWIDTGQWDRHFKEMPAGCTRDEFDAMVLKVVPIGRFGKPEDVAGMALFLSSEYASFISAASIEIAGGMGGQIAYYPTLKRDFHEAVRLREEANAGQPA, encoded by the coding sequence ATGCAGATCGATCTGAGCAACAAGCGAGTCATTGTCACCGGCGCGTCGCGCGGCATCGGCCGCGCCATCGCGCGCGCCTTCGCCGCCGAAGGCGCGCGCGTGGCCATTTGCGCGCGCAGCGAAACCGACGTACAGGCTGCGGGAGCCGATCTGAGCTCGCGCGGTGCGCAGGACGTCATTGCCCATGTGGTCGACGTCACCGACACGGTGGGCGTCAATTGCTTCGTCGAACACATTGCCGCGCAGTGGGGCGGGGTCGATGTACTGGTGAACAATGCCGGCCAGGGCCGCGGCGGCAACCTGGATACCTTGACGCCCGAGCAGATCCTGGAGCACGCCAACGTCTTGCAGATGGGGCATTTCCGCTTCGTACAGGCGGTGGTGCCGCATATGCGCAAGCAGCGCTGGGGCCGCATCATCGAGATCAACGCGCTGGCCGGCGTGGTGCCGACGCCCGACGGCATTCCCTCGGTGGTCAATCGCGCGGCGTGCATCGCCATGTCGAAATCCCTGGGCATGTCGCTGGCCAAGGACAACATCCTGGTCAACACCCTGAACATGGGCTGGATCGATACCGGCCAGTGGGATCGGCACTTCAAGGAAATGCCGGCCGGCTGCACCCGCGACGAGTTCGATGCGATGGTGTTGAAGGTGGTGCCGATCGGCCGCTTCGGCAAGCCAGAGGACGTGGCCGGGATGGCGCTGTTTCTGTCGAGCGAGTACGCAAGCTTCATTAGCGCGGCGTCCATCGAGATCGCCGGCGGCATGGGCGGGCAGATCGCCTACTACCCCACGCTCAAGCGTGATTTCCATGAAGCCGTGCGGCTGCGTGAAGAAGCGAACGCCGGGCAGCCGGCCTGA
- a CDS encoding SDR family oxidoreductase gives MDLRKQVAIVTGASSGIGQAIARELSAAGASLVITARREDRLAALSASLPGPSVRLCAAVEGPGTPQALLDLAMAEFGRADVLVNNAGMFVAGSLDTIDMDDVARMTRVNFDAVVRASYLFARAFKRQGSGAIVNVSSIGAYLSSSSVGAYSGLKHALEVFTSALRVELKGSGVRIGTIAPGTTETEIFDRLRASGQAVLADQTPPLDPADVAAAVRFMLTQPERANVARLLLVSSAESV, from the coding sequence ATGGATCTGCGCAAGCAGGTAGCCATCGTCACCGGCGCGTCGTCCGGCATCGGCCAGGCCATCGCGCGGGAGCTTAGCGCCGCGGGTGCCAGCCTGGTCATCACGGCCCGGCGCGAGGATCGCCTGGCCGCCTTGTCGGCCAGCCTGCCCGGCCCCAGCGTCCGGCTGTGCGCCGCCGTCGAGGGCCCGGGCACGCCGCAGGCGCTGCTGGACCTGGCCATGGCAGAGTTCGGCCGCGCCGACGTGCTGGTCAATAACGCCGGCATGTTCGTGGCCGGATCGCTGGACACCATCGACATGGACGACGTGGCGCGGATGACGCGGGTGAACTTCGACGCCGTGGTGCGCGCCTCTTACCTGTTCGCGCGCGCTTTCAAGCGCCAGGGCTCGGGCGCCATCGTCAATGTGTCCAGCATCGGTGCCTACCTCAGCTCCTCTTCTGTGGGCGCCTACAGCGGCCTGAAGCACGCGCTGGAGGTGTTCACCTCGGCCTTGCGCGTGGAGCTGAAAGGCTCAGGCGTGCGGATCGGGACGATTGCGCCAGGCACCACCGAGACCGAGATTTTCGATCGCCTGCGCGCCAGCGGCCAGGCCGTGCTCGCCGATCAGACGCCGCCGCTCGATCCCGCCGACGTGGCCGCCGCCGTGCGTTTCATGCTGACCCAGCCCGAGCGCGCCAACGTGGCGCGGCTGCTGCTGGTTTCCTCGGCGGAGTCGGTATGA